Proteins from a single region of Alternaria dauci strain A2016 chromosome 4, whole genome shotgun sequence:
- a CDS encoding mitochondrial 37S ribosomal protein uS14m — MSQFRAAKLDIGCFAKIRNIRDHTKRKVYSENEPERQALRYIIRNTTLPQRVRAQAQLQLSQMHCYTRYTQIKNRCIMGGKGRGVFSDFRMGRYQFRVNALAGNLPGVKKASW; from the exons ATGTCTCAGTTCCGCGCGGCCAAGCTCGACATTGGATGCTTTGCCAAGATTCGCAACATCCGCGACCACACAAAGCGCAAGGTCTACTCGGAGAATGAGCCCGAACG GCAAGCGCTCCGATACATCATCCGCAACACGACTCTCCCGCAACGAGTCCGCGCGCAGGCCCAGCTCCAGCTCTCGCAGATGCACTGCTACACGCGCTACACACAGATCAAGAACAGGTGTATAATGGGAGGCAAGGGCCGTGGTGTCTTTAGCGACTTCAGGATGGGACGA TACCAATTCCGAGTAAACGCTCTCGCCGGAAACCTGCCGGGTGTGAAGAAAGCAAGCTGGTAG